A portion of the Lolium rigidum isolate FL_2022 chromosome 1, APGP_CSIRO_Lrig_0.1, whole genome shotgun sequence genome contains these proteins:
- the LOC124708515 gene encoding myb-like protein H, whose protein sequence is MNQTKVNQEWTSSEIEKARSIMARFDGNNCSNNGMNDNNKHDILVELHSLFPSKTMQQVKDLYVDLVVEMLTVQSEEEYDGAIEEHHIIHSVDGLINENFGIQEEASMNGVDLLFGGKIFDGMRVVEEVPVVEKNKVGVLENKMPIHQPMDAPHSIRFWTTEEHRLFLCGLSAYGRGKWKNISKYFVTTRTPVQISSHAQKYFKKLEGKGLRKQRYSINDVGLDDAHQWKMQNCSSVQRASAFADADYHNPSFGMQTSLNTSFPMGVNSSFKSPCSKKASQQMVWSEKQMMVPIAAPREGAEKFSSYQ, encoded by the exons ATGAATCAAACAAAAGTCAACCAAGAGTGGACCTCCTCCGAAATAGAGAAAGCAAGGTCAATCATGGCTAGGTTCGACGGAAATAACTGCAGCAACAATGGCATGAATGACAACAACAAGCACGACATTTTGGTTGAGCTACACTCGTTGTTCCCTTCGAAGACCATGCAACAGGTAAAAGACTTGTATGTTGATCTTGTTGTGGAGATGCTTACGGTGCAAAGTGAGGAGgagtatgatggtgccatcgaagAACATCACATCATCCACTCTGTGGATGGCCTTATTAATGAAAACTTTGGGATCCAAGAAGAGGCATCCATGAACGGAGTGGATTTATTGTTTGGTGGCAAAATATTTGACGGTATGAGAGTTGTGGAAGAGGTTCCGGTGGTGGAGAAGAACAAGGTGGGGGTGTTGGAGAACAAGATGCCCATCCATCAACCAATGGATGCCCCACACTCCATAAGGTTTTGGACCACAGAGGAACATAG GCTCTTTCTCTGCGGGTTGTCTGCCTACGGGCGTGGCAAATGGAAGAACATATCCAAGTACTTTGTCACCACCAGGACCCCGGTCCAGATTTCAAGTCATGCACAAAAGTATTTCAAGAAACTAGAGGGCAAAGGGCTGCGAAAACAACGCTATAGCATCAACGATGTAGGGCTCGATGATGCCCACCAGTGGAAGATGCAGAACTGCTCCAGTGTTCAGCGAGCATCCGCCTTTGCTGATGCTGACTACCATAACCCGAGCTTCGGCATGCAAACTTCATTGAACACATCCTTCCCTATGGGCGTGAACTCCTCATTCAAGTCGCCTTGCTCGAAGAAAGCAAGCCAGCAGATGGTGTGGAGTGAGAAGCAGATGATGGTTCCAATCGCAGCTCCGAGGGAGGGGGCAGAGAAGTTTTCTTCCTACCAGTGA
- the LOC124685403 gene encoding beta-1,3-galactosyltransferase GALT1-like gives MKKWHGGSVIVSLFVILMLRYLILDSPLAERSLRYVLQQNSTTQLHWLDVPNPPAVHNPQNSSQVISTELLASSLSITRNLSDKEMQSLRSWNHLRDLVSNAHILPDGLDAIKEAGVAWRTLNAALEHDASAVSVSDSTQYKDKEKQCPYSIRRMNATSSGNRFVLKVPCGLIQGSSITIIGTPGGLLGNFKIDLTGVAVPGEPDPPIVLHYNVRLFGDKLTEDPVIVQNTWTIADDWGSEDRCPSSGSDAKDNAKVDDLEKCSSMVGNEQKQILASKLNSNFSRMHPTRKKIGEPKKYYPFKQGYLAIAILRVGAEGIHMTVDGKHVTSFAFREDLEPGFVGEVRIAGDIKLLSLIASGLPTTEDFEHVTDLAILKAPPVPMDKFVDLFIGIFSTANNFKRRMAVRRTWMQYDAVRSGKVVVRFFVGLHKNEVVNEELWNEARTYGDIQLMPFVDYYSLILWKTIAICIYGTNVLSAKYVMKTDDDAFVRVDEILSSLHQLNISHGLLYGRVNSDSQPHRDPYSKWYITSEEWPEESYPPWAHGPGYIVSQDIAKEVYRKHKRGELKMFKLEDVAMGIWINEMKKEGLDVKYENDGRILVVGCEDGYVVAHYQEPRQMMCLWDKIQKGKRGICCNEYQ, from the exons ATGAAGAAATGGCACGGTGGTTCTGTCATAGTATCTCTGTTCGTAATCTTGATGCTAAGATACTTGATACTGGATAGCCCGCTTGCAGAAAGATCTCTTCGGTATGTCTTGCAACAAAATAGCACCACACAGCTACACTGGCTAGATGTTCCGAATCCACCTGCTGTTCATAATCCGCAGAACTCCTCTCAAGTAATATCGACTGAACTGTTAGCTTCCAGCCTTTCCATCACGAGAAATCTATCTGATAAAGAAATGCAGTCACTGCGTTCTTGGAATCATCTGAGGGACCTAGTAAGCAATGCCCACATCCTACCAGATGGATTGGATGCAATTAAGGAAGCTGGAGTTGCATGGAGGACACTAAATGCAGCTCTGGAACATGATGCTTCAGCTGTTTCAGTCAGTGACAGCACACAGTACAAGGACAAAGAGAAGCAATGCCCGTATTCTATTCGAAGAATGAATGCTACAAGTTCAGGTAACAGATTTGTTCTAAAAGTTCCCTGTGGGCTTATTCAGGGCTCTTCGATAACCATTATTGGTACTCCTGGTGGTCTTCTGGGTAACTTTAAGATAGACTTGACTGGAGTTGCAGTCCCCGGTGAACCAGACCCTCCAATTGTGCTTCATTACAATGTCCGCCTTTTTGGTGATAAACTTACAGAAGATCCTGTTATTGTCCAAAATACATGGACTATAGCTGATGATTGGGGTTCTGAAGACCGTTGTCCATCTTCTGGTTCGGATGCTAAGGACAATGCAAAAG TGGATGATTTAGAAAAATGTAGTAGCATGGTGGGCAATGAACAGAAACAAATCCTGGCCTCAAAGTTAAATTCCAATTTTTCAAGAATGCACCCTACCAGGAAAAAGATTGGAGAACCTAAAAAATATTACCCATTCAAACAAGGATATCTTGCTATAGCAATTCTTCGCGTTGGAGCAGAGGGTATTCATATGACTGTAGACGGGAAACATGTCACTTCCTTTGCATTTCGAGAG GATTTGGAGCCTGGGTTTGTTGGCGAGGTAAGAATAGCAGGAGATATTAAATTGCTGTCTCTGATAGCAAGTGGCTTACCTACAACGGAGGACTTTGAGCATGTCACTGACTTGGCAATATTGAAGGCTCCACCTGTCCCTATGGATAAATTTGTTGATCTATTTATTGGGATATTCTCTACGGCAAATAATTTTAAACGAAGGATGGCGGTTCGCAGAACATGGATGCAATATGATGCTGTCCGATCAGGAAAAGTCGTAGTGCGGTTCTTTGTTGGCCTG CACAAAAATGAGGTGGTGAATGAGGAGCTCTGGAATGAAGCGCGAACATATGGAGACATTCAATTGATGCCGTTTGTTGATTATTACAGCTTGATTCTTTGGAAGACCATCGCCATTTGCATATATGGG ACAAATGTGCTTTCAGCCAAGTATGTGATGAAAACAGATGATGATGCTTTTGTTCGTGTAGATGAGATACTTTCCTCCCTACATCAATTAAATATCAGCCATGGACTGCTGTATGGCCGTGTCAATTCTGATTCCCAGCCCCATCGAGATCCGTATAGCAAGTGGTACATTACTTCAGAG GAATGGCCCGAGGAGAGCTATCCCCCATGGGCACATGGCCCAGGATACATTGTATCTCAGGATATAGCAAAAGAAGTTTACAGGAAACACAAGAGAGGGGAGCTTAAG ATGTTCAAGCTGGAGGATGTGGCAATGGGAATATGGATTAATGAGATGAAGAAGGAAGGTTTGGACGTCAAGTACGAGAACGATGgaaggatcttggtggtaggctgTGAGGATGGGTATGTAGTTGCCCACTACCAGGAGCCAAGGCAGATGATGTGCCTCTGGGATAAAATCCAGAAAGGAAAGCGAGGAATCTGTTGCAATGAGTATCAGTAA